The following coding sequences lie in one Apium graveolens cultivar Ventura chromosome 3, ASM990537v1, whole genome shotgun sequence genomic window:
- the LOC141714636 gene encoding protein FAR1-RELATED SEQUENCE 3-like codes for MREKEEDYVTINLKHPMKLHTTLEYHASCIYTKEMFRRFQDELVESSKYFVEKDRRASEEGERMGDVYMYYSCYRPMSEPTRRNVYFVAFEKASSLGMCTCRMLEHSGLPCRHLLTVCTKKRVSEIPPYYINRRWTMHANRVDGVLPYNLDVGQSLEMTSTDRIQ; via the coding sequence ATGAGGGAGAAGGAAGAAGATTATGTCACCATTAATCTAAAACATCCCATGAAATTGCATACCACATTGGAGTATCATGCTTCTTGTATCTACACTAAGGAAATGTTTAGAAGATTTCAAGATGAATTGGTTGAGTCTTCAAAATACTTTGTTGAAAAAGACCGACGAGCTAGTGAAGAAGGGGAGAGAATGGGGGATGTTTATATGTACTATAGTTGTTATAGGCCCATGTCCGAGCCTACGAGAAGAAATGTTTATTTTGTGGCATTCGAGAAAGCAAGCTCTTTGGGAATGTGTACGTGTAGAATGCTTGAACATTCGGGACTACCTTGTAGACACCTATTGACGGTCTGCACTAAGAAACGGGTTTCGGAAATTCCCCCGTATTACATAAACCGGAGGTGGACAATGCAtgccaatagagttgatggtgtgtTGCCTTACAATTTGGATGTTGGACAAAGTCTTGAGATGACCTCAACCGATCGAATTCAATAG